Below is a window of Vibrio sp. SS-MA-C1-2 DNA.
GATGATCTTAATTTTCTCATATGATTGTCTCCTTACAATAGTGTAGATATATACCCTTCTTACTTTAGGTATATTCTTTCCTTTAGGTTTAATTCGCTAACTTTATTGATTATTTATCACTTTTCAATATACGCTAATTTTTAACTATAAAAAAACCAATGATGACCTTACATATGCAAGATAATCATTGGTTCTTAATAAATACTAATTTGTTGTAATTTTAAGATTAACTGGTTAGGTCATCAAAAAACTTTTTCACACCGTCGAAGAAACCTTCAGATTTTGGCTTATGCTTTTTCGATGCAGCACTACCGTCAAATGATTTTTCAAGCTCTTTCAGTAACGCTTTCTGTTTGTTACTTAAATGAACAGGCGTTTCAACCACTAACTTACAGATTAAGTCACCTACACCACCGCCACGAACAGATTTCACGCCTTTACCACGCATTCTGAACATACGACCAGTTTGTGTCTCTTTAGGTACTTTTAAGCTGACTCGACCATTTAGGGTTGGAACTTCAACTTCCCCACCTAATGCTGCCATCGTAAAGCTAATCGGCACTTCACAATAAAGATTATTTCCATCACGTTCAAAAATTGGATGTTCTTTAACATGAACTTGAACGTATAGATCACCAGCGGGCGCACCATGTTCTCCTGCTTCACCTTCACCAGAAAGACGAATGCGATCACCAGTATCAACACCAGCTGGAATTTTCACAGAAAGGGTCTTAGTCTGTTCGACTCGTCCTTCACCATGACAGCTAGTACAAGGATCAGAGATGATCTTACCGCGGCCATGACATTGTGGACAAGCTTGTTGAACAGCAAAGAAACCTTGGCGCATTTGAACTTGACCGCTACCATGACAGGTAGGACAGGTTGATGCAGATGTGCCTTTCTTAGCACCTGAACCGTCACAAGGTTCACAACCAACTAGCGTTGGAACTTCGATCTCTTTAGAGCAACCACCCACAGCTTCTTCTAAAGTGAGTTCCATGTTATAGCGTAAATCTGAACCGCGTTGCGCTCTTGATTGACCACCTCGACGCCCACCGCCAAACATATCACCAAATACATCACCGAAGATATCACCAAAGTCAGCACCGCCACCGAAGCCACCGCCTCCGCCCATGCCACCTTGTTCAAATGCGGCATGACCATATTGGTCATAAGCTGAACGCTTTTGCTCATCAGTTAATATTTCGTAAGCTTCTTTTACTTCTTTAAACTTTTCAGCTGATTCTTCATCACCACCTGTACGGTCAGGGTGAAACTTCATCGCTAGGCGTTTATAAGCCTTTTTTATCTCTCTCTCGGTCGCAGATTTTTCTACACCAAGCACTTCATAATAATCACGTTTAGACATCGGGAGTATTACCTATTCTAGATATAACCGCGGGCGCATGAGTCTCCTCAAACGCCCGCAGTACTAATAATCACAACTTAATGCGGCTTATTTTTTCTCGTCTTTTACTTCTTCGAATTCTGCATCGACAACGTCATCTTGCTTAGCTGACTGCTCTGCACCTTCAGGTTGAGCCTGCTGTGCTTGAGCTTGTTGTTGTGCCATCTCCATTAGCGTTTTAGACGCTTCGATAAGCGCTTGAACTTTAGCATCAATCGTTTCTTTATCTTCGCCTTTTGATGCTTCTTCTAGTTCAGTAACAGCTGCTTCGATCTTAGTTTTCTCTTCAGCGGGTAATGCTTCGCCTGCTTCAGTGATCTGCTTACGCGTACCGTGAACAAGTTGATCAGCTTGGTTGCGTGCTGCAACTAGCTCTTCAAATTTCTTATCCGCTTCTTCGTTTGCAGCAGCATCTTGAACCATTTGCTCGATATCTGCATCACTTAGGCCGCCAGAAGCTTGGATAGTGATCTTCTGTTCTTTACCTGTGCTCTTATCTTTTGCAGATACGTGTAGGATACCATCAGCATCAAGGTCGAATGTTACTTCGATTTGTGGCGTACCACGTTGTGCTGCTTGGATACCTTCTAGGTTAAATTGACCTAGAGATTTGTTATCTAGTGCACGCTTACGCTCACCTTGGATAACATGAATAGTTACTGCGTTCTGGTTGTCTTCTGCTGTTGAGAATACTTGATTCGCTTTTGTTGGAATCGTTGTGTTTTTCTCGATTAGCTTAGTCATTACGCCACCCATAGTCTCAATACCTAGAGATAGAGGCGTTACGTCTAATAGAAGTACATCTTTAACGTCACCAGCAAGTACACCACCTTGAACAGCTGCACCTAGTGCAACAGCTTCATCAGCATTCACGTCACGGCGTGGCTCTTTACCGAAGAACTCAGTTACTTTAGCTTGAACTAAAGGCATACGAGTCTGACCACCAACAACGATGATGTCGTTTACATCATTAACAGAAAGCTCTGCATCTTTAAGTGCTACACGTAGTGGCTCAAGAGAGCGCTCAACTAGGTCTTCAACTAGAGACTCAAGTTTTGCACGTGTTACTTTGATGTTCATGTGCTTAGGACCTGTTGCATCAGCAGTGATGTAAGGCAGGTTCACGTCAGTTTGTTGTGCAGAAGATAGCTCAATTTTTGCTTTTTCTGCTGCTTCTTTTAGACGCTGCATAGCTAGAGGATCGTTACGAAGATCGATACTCTGCTCTTTCTTGAACTCGTCAACTAAGTAGTTGATCA
It encodes the following:
- the dnaJ gene encoding molecular chaperone DnaJ, with product MSKRDYYEVLGVEKSATEREIKKAYKRLAMKFHPDRTGGDEESAEKFKEVKEAYEILTDEQKRSAYDQYGHAAFEQGGMGGGGGFGGGADFGDIFGDVFGDMFGGGRRGGQSRAQRGSDLRYNMELTLEEAVGGCSKEIEVPTLVGCEPCDGSGAKKGTSASTCPTCHGSGQVQMRQGFFAVQQACPQCHGRGKIISDPCTSCHGEGRVEQTKTLSVKIPAGVDTGDRIRLSGEGEAGEHGAPAGDLYVQVHVKEHPIFERDGNNLYCEVPISFTMAALGGEVEVPTLNGRVSLKVPKETQTGRMFRMRGKGVKSVRGGGVGDLICKLVVETPVHLSNKQKALLKELEKSFDGSAASKKHKPKSEGFFDGVKKFFDDLTS
- the dnaK gene encoding molecular chaperone DnaK; translated protein: MGKIIGIDLGTTNSCVAVLDGDQPRVIENAEGERTTASIIAYTQDGETLVGQPAKRQAVTNPENTLFAIKRLIGRRFEDEEVQRDLEIMPYKIVKADNGDAWVEAKGEKMAAPQVSAEVLKKMKKTAEDFLGEKVTGAVITVPAYFNDAQRQATKDAGRIAGLEVKRIINEPTAAALAYGLDKTGGDRTIAVYDLGGGTFDISIIEIDEVDGEKTFEVLATNGDTHLGGEDFDNRMINYLVDEFKKEQSIDLRNDPLAMQRLKEAAEKAKIELSSAQQTDVNLPYITADATGPKHMNIKVTRAKLESLVEDLVERSLEPLRVALKDAELSVNDVNDIIVVGGQTRMPLVQAKVTEFFGKEPRRDVNADEAVALGAAVQGGVLAGDVKDVLLLDVTPLSLGIETMGGVMTKLIEKNTTIPTKANQVFSTAEDNQNAVTIHVIQGERKRALDNKSLGQFNLEGIQAAQRGTPQIEVTFDLDADGILHVSAKDKSTGKEQKITIQASGGLSDADIEQMVQDAAANEEADKKFEELVAARNQADQLVHGTRKQITEAGEALPAEEKTKIEAAVTELEEASKGEDKETIDAKVQALIEASKTLMEMAQQQAQAQQAQPEGAEQSAKQDDVVDAEFEEVKDEKK